The Flammeovirga agarivorans genome has a window encoding:
- a CDS encoding T9SS type A sorting domain-containing protein — protein MKCFLRNILLLLFFKLTLSINALAQNEVSAISGGHWSDPTIWSNQKVPTKLDNVDLKDYTVFLILPQGVDTLFVCNNLNIDQAGNLLIGHDEEAEKWIGINGNIHCDGTIAQGRGESSMESESFLHPYNSNLIINTNSATSITGKGYINPKNLVLSGTESSTLTIDHYNMVVDGDFNIINTSTQEVDFTAYTFLKVYGSLGISGGRDQKWLNKTPIVFTTEGVIVCENLDLYSKNGSIQSSIYIKNGGSISTKTVNHTNEWVESGNKGFQLKIARTGLLRLGEDALHPETIQNEEELFQVLNYGEIRTHFKNHIESYDSMMVQIEPYKPENYENATEYKHVIGASHIGGWYNFTEKPYLIEGLDMFKEFGSTAFKTSLTCGWQKMHAHYPFNHDWPNQFNTMTGLAKYHLMDTLFSDEEIKTHAVWANPNFGDYYKEGPDKNNDIYAQEEEQFFQLTVHLLETYGDMDKRFVLQNWEGDWMLRGSTRNWEKEPETIPVDIRWRVDGMGRMFRSRMRGVEKARALYPEANAEVLFSVEFNKLFYRKDGEYTNMIELEVPNLIEQVIPQMRLDISSWSSYDGRWLQEIEVFPYGFLNGIRIAEYFTTSAHFVNEGTPVMLGEFGMNENEPYIPKQYEREELPEMFSDLLGLVKYTGVQQVYLWNFFSSGDQAFEFEKGEQYELDTLYKYLDGKWVVEPDQSYGTVGAYLEEIFNEDEIKDPTSTEDNFVKTSIFPNPAEGEIYITSEALIEEVLIYSTTGILYNRQALDNTNKINVSQLPPGHFLIRIITNKGQSTHQLIKK, from the coding sequence ATGAAATGTTTTTTACGAAATATATTACTACTTCTATTTTTTAAACTTACATTATCTATTAACGCATTGGCACAAAACGAGGTGAGTGCTATTTCTGGAGGGCATTGGTCTGATCCTACCATTTGGAGTAACCAAAAAGTCCCTACAAAACTAGATAATGTTGACTTAAAAGATTATACGGTATTCTTGATTTTACCTCAAGGAGTGGACACACTTTTTGTTTGTAACAACTTGAATATTGATCAAGCAGGTAACTTGCTGATTGGTCATGATGAAGAAGCAGAAAAATGGATTGGAATAAATGGTAATATCCACTGTGATGGTACCATTGCTCAGGGTAGAGGAGAGAGTTCCATGGAATCGGAGTCTTTCCTTCACCCTTACAATAGTAACTTGATCATCAATACCAACTCAGCGACTTCTATCACTGGAAAGGGATATATCAATCCAAAAAATTTGGTGTTATCCGGTACTGAATCTTCAACGCTTACTATTGATCATTACAATATGGTGGTTGATGGAGATTTCAATATCATCAATACTTCAACACAAGAAGTGGACTTCACTGCATATACATTTTTGAAAGTATACGGCAGCTTAGGAATAAGCGGAGGTAGAGATCAAAAATGGTTGAATAAAACTCCTATCGTTTTTACTACAGAAGGAGTTATTGTTTGTGAAAACCTTGATCTATATTCTAAAAATGGAAGTATTCAATCATCCATCTACATTAAAAATGGAGGTAGTATTTCTACAAAAACCGTTAACCATACCAATGAATGGGTGGAGAGTGGAAACAAAGGTTTTCAACTTAAAATTGCAAGAACAGGTTTACTACGTTTGGGTGAGGATGCTTTACACCCAGAAACAATACAGAATGAGGAAGAGTTGTTCCAAGTGTTGAATTATGGTGAAATCCGTACTCACTTCAAAAATCATATTGAATCTTATGACTCTATGATGGTTCAAATTGAGCCTTATAAGCCAGAAAATTATGAAAATGCTACAGAATACAAACATGTGATTGGAGCATCTCATATTGGTGGTTGGTATAACTTTACTGAAAAACCCTACTTAATTGAAGGGTTGGACATGTTCAAAGAGTTTGGTTCAACAGCTTTTAAAACATCTCTTACCTGTGGATGGCAAAAGATGCATGCCCATTATCCTTTTAATCATGATTGGCCTAACCAATTCAACACCATGACGGGGTTAGCCAAATATCATTTGATGGATACGTTGTTTTCTGATGAAGAAATTAAAACCCATGCTGTTTGGGCTAACCCTAATTTTGGAGATTATTACAAAGAAGGTCCTGATAAAAACAACGATATCTATGCTCAAGAAGAGGAACAGTTTTTTCAATTAACAGTTCACCTACTTGAAACGTATGGAGATATGGACAAGCGTTTTGTGCTTCAGAATTGGGAAGGAGATTGGATGTTGAGAGGGTCTACAAGAAATTGGGAGAAAGAACCAGAAACAATACCTGTTGATATTCGATGGAGAGTAGATGGTATGGGACGAATGTTCCGTTCAAGAATGAGAGGTGTAGAAAAAGCAAGAGCTTTATATCCTGAGGCGAATGCAGAGGTTCTTTTTAGTGTAGAATTCAATAAACTTTTCTATAGAAAGGATGGAGAATACACGAATATGATCGAATTAGAAGTTCCGAATTTGATCGAACAAGTGATCCCACAAATGAGATTGGATATTAGTTCATGGTCATCGTATGATGGGAGATGGTTACAAGAGATTGAAGTTTTTCCTTATGGTTTCTTAAATGGTATTCGAATTGCAGAGTACTTTACAACTTCTGCCCATTTTGTTAATGAAGGTACACCGGTAATGCTAGGAGAATTTGGCATGAACGAGAATGAACCTTATATCCCAAAACAATACGAAAGAGAAGAATTACCAGAAATGTTTTCAGATCTGCTTGGCTTGGTGAAATACACTGGAGTACAACAGGTATACCTTTGGAATTTTTTCAGTTCTGGTGATCAAGCTTTCGAGTTTGAGAAAGGAGAACAATATGAACTTGATACTTTATACAAGTATTTGGATGGAAAATGGGTAGTAGAGCCAGACCAATCTTATGGTACTGTAGGTGCGTATTTGGAAGAGATTTTTAATGAAGATGAGATAAAAGACCCTACTTCAACAGAAGATAATTTTGTAAAAACATCGATTTTTCCAAACCCAGCTGAAGGAGAAATATATATCACAAGCGAAGCCTTGATAGAAGAAGTTTTAATCTATTCAACAACAGGAATTCTTTACAATAGGCAAGCTTTAGATAACACCAATAAAATCAATGTGAGTCAATTGCCTCCTGGGCATTTTTTAATACGAATTATCACAAACAAAGGTCAATCTACACATCAACTAATTAAGAAATAG